One window from the genome of Sulfodiicoccus acidiphilus encodes:
- the truD gene encoding tRNA pseudouridine(13) synthase TruD yields MDLVVGMETYFINSWPPLLGKVVRPEGFKVRELVDGGTDVSSWKGGEDGKLAVYLLWKEGRDHFSVVRELASVLRAKPSYMGIKDADAVTLQLLTVPNMPNLPQVVEGRGFVARLVGRTNVRPSHYGNRFNITLDIEDTGELHRRANEISALRILPAFIGYQRFGTRRPVTHVIGKLISQRDWCGALSFLVSRPFLGEGPQGRAFREAVQRGELEKALELIPSYFKQERVVLSRYTKTSNCLEALKASLVPPAFFVEAYQSYLFNRYLSRVIHKSKRDTSLRLSTNFNECDEDCREIYLEEGIEKDSFRVKELKVSLRPIVRRAFMEVRDLEVIGNVLMFSLERGMYASVVLREILRGDPRLYT; encoded by the coding sequence GTGGACCTCGTCGTCGGAATGGAAACCTACTTCATCAACTCGTGGCCTCCCCTACTCGGGAAAGTGGTAAGACCGGAGGGATTTAAGGTACGAGAGCTAGTAGATGGAGGAACGGACGTTTCCAGCTGGAAAGGTGGAGAAGATGGGAAGTTGGCCGTTTACCTTCTCTGGAAGGAGGGGAGAGATCACTTCTCTGTAGTAAGAGAACTCGCTTCTGTATTGAGGGCCAAGCCAAGTTACATGGGCATAAAGGACGCCGATGCTGTAACGTTGCAGCTCCTTACAGTGCCTAACATGCCTAATCTGCCGCAGGTGGTGGAGGGAAGGGGTTTCGTCGCTAGATTGGTTGGAAGGACAAACGTGAGGCCCTCGCATTACGGTAACAGGTTCAACATCACACTGGACATAGAGGACACAGGTGAATTGCATAGGAGGGCAAATGAGATATCTGCTTTACGTATCCTTCCAGCTTTCATAGGGTATCAACGGTTTGGAACTCGGAGACCCGTGACTCACGTCATCGGGAAACTGATTTCTCAGCGTGACTGGTGTGGAGCTCTGAGTTTCCTCGTTTCTCGCCCGTTCCTGGGAGAAGGTCCTCAGGGCAGGGCTTTCAGAGAGGCGGTTCAACGGGGGGAACTTGAGAAGGCTCTAGAGCTGATCCCTTCATACTTCAAGCAGGAAAGGGTTGTCCTCTCTAGGTACACGAAAACCAGTAATTGTTTAGAGGCCCTCAAGGCATCCTTAGTTCCTCCCGCTTTCTTCGTTGAAGCTTATCAGAGTTACCTCTTTAATAGGTATCTCTCGAGAGTCATTCATAAATCGAAAAGAGATACCTCGCTAAGGTTATCTACCAACTTCAACGAATGTGATGAGGACTGCAGGGAGATATATTTAGAGGAAGGCATCGAGAAGGACTCATTTAGAGTGAAGGAGCTCAAGGTGTCACTCAGGCCAATCGTTAGGAGAGCATTCATGGAAGTTAGGGATTTGGAGGTCATCGGAAACGTCCTCATGTTCTCCTTGGAGAGGGGAATGTATGCTTCCGTGGTATTGAGGGAAATTTTGCGGGGAGATCCTAGGCTCTACACCTAG
- the lysJ gene encoding [LysW]-aminoadipate semialdehyde/glutamate semialdehyde transaminase: protein MRLLSFYQERSLRVVRAQGQYVWDEHGRRYLDLHIGHGVAFLGHRHPKVVEALKNQMDEIMTLSTAFQTRAREEMLKELENVRPEGMENVFLLNSGTEAVELSLKVARKVTGRRKFVAFRNSFHGRTVGALSVTWNRKYREPFEPLLEPVEFLPFNNVDALKAIDETVAAVIVEPVQGEGGVVPATDEFMKTLREVTRSKGALLIADEVQTGWRTGKIWAHQHFNVNPDMVTAGKAIGGGFPVSAVFLPDWIRERLDEGDHGTTYGGNPLAAAAVAASCRVLKEEGVVEKAELMGREFLRALSPLKERRIVREVRGLGLMVGIDLKVNPGPAIKTMQDEGVLALKAGTTVVRFLPPYVITKEDVEFAVATTNKGISTAESKVSAN from the coding sequence GTGAGACTACTCAGTTTCTACCAAGAGCGATCTCTCAGGGTGGTGAGGGCTCAAGGTCAGTACGTGTGGGACGAGCACGGCAGAAGGTACTTGGACCTTCACATAGGTCACGGCGTGGCTTTCCTCGGGCACCGGCACCCGAAGGTAGTCGAGGCACTAAAGAACCAAATGGACGAGATAATGACGCTCAGTACCGCCTTTCAAACCAGAGCTAGGGAAGAGATGTTGAAGGAACTGGAGAACGTGAGGCCTGAGGGGATGGAGAACGTGTTTCTCCTCAACAGTGGAACCGAGGCTGTAGAGCTCTCGCTAAAGGTAGCAAGGAAGGTGACTGGGAGAAGGAAGTTCGTAGCTTTTAGGAACTCCTTCCACGGAAGGACGGTGGGAGCCCTCTCAGTCACTTGGAACAGAAAGTATCGAGAGCCGTTCGAGCCCCTGCTGGAGCCGGTGGAATTTCTTCCGTTCAACAATGTTGATGCACTTAAGGCTATAGATGAGACTGTGGCTGCTGTTATAGTTGAACCGGTTCAGGGCGAGGGAGGCGTAGTACCAGCGACAGATGAGTTCATGAAGACCCTGAGGGAGGTGACCAGGAGTAAGGGGGCCCTCCTCATAGCTGACGAAGTTCAGACCGGGTGGAGGACTGGGAAGATATGGGCGCACCAACACTTCAACGTCAACCCCGATATGGTAACTGCTGGGAAAGCAATAGGAGGTGGGTTCCCAGTCAGTGCAGTGTTTCTTCCAGACTGGATAAGGGAACGGTTGGATGAGGGTGACCACGGAACGACTTACGGAGGTAACCCCTTAGCGGCAGCAGCTGTGGCTGCGTCGTGCAGGGTGCTCAAAGAAGAGGGTGTTGTAGAGAAAGCGGAATTAATGGGACGTGAGTTCCTCAGGGCCCTATCCCCCTTAAAGGAAAGGAGGATAGTCAGGGAAGTGAGGGGTCTAGGCCTCATGGTGGGAATAGATCTCAAAGTCAACCCAGGCCCCGCGATAAAAACCATGCAAGACGAGGGAGTTCTGGCGTTGAAGGCTGGAACTACCGTGGTTAGATTCCTTCCACCATACGTGATAACGAAGGAGGACGTGGAGTTTGCAGTGGCTACGACCAACAAGGGAATCTCTACGGCTGAATCTAAAGTATCTGCTAACTGA
- the pth2 gene encoding peptidyl-tRNA hydrolase Pth2, which yields MVVMVRTDLQLGKGKIAAQVAHAAVSAVLEAMEKRGWKEWLDSWLSEGQPKVVVKVPSETELVERCWKARSLGLICSEIRDAGRTQVEPGTLTCAAVGPGPNELIDVVTGDLKLL from the coding sequence ATGGTGGTGATGGTAAGGACAGATTTGCAACTTGGGAAGGGAAAGATCGCCGCACAGGTCGCCCACGCTGCAGTGTCAGCTGTCCTCGAAGCGATGGAGAAAAGAGGTTGGAAAGAGTGGTTAGACTCTTGGCTTTCCGAGGGACAGCCTAAGGTCGTCGTCAAAGTTCCCTCTGAGACCGAGCTAGTTGAGAGGTGCTGGAAGGCGAGATCGTTGGGACTAATCTGCTCCGAAATAAGAGACGCTGGGAGGACTCAAGTGGAGCCGGGCACTTTAACGTGCGCGGCCGTCGGTCCAGGTCCCAACGAGTTAATCGACGTTGTAACAGGTGACCTGAAGTTACTGTAG
- a CDS encoding NAD(P)-binding protein has translation MDLVIGGGIAGLVVGKRTRGLVIEEQPRLGGVFAIEELMDLKVPTIAPVVWNPSCADVLQEKLRVQEVEAVWTGKGKLELDNVEWAPIPSKRFFLIQNMDMFIEGSFREVRTMRARIIRLTTSRVVLSNGASLPLDSVYNAGSRRRVGEMLGIKEELSSLAVGVTLMISEKLRTDWNVAIMRGTSFQYALRIEAPKWDLVFAYSIYEPEKIPPDLLQRVVSEAKRKSLVGTVVAVRQRVLREGVLSGSPGGQFPSNFHHCGRLGEWKNLDLCSTIESAESC, from the coding sequence ATGGATTTGGTAATCGGGGGAGGAATAGCCGGACTCGTTGTGGGGAAAAGAACAAGGGGGTTAGTAATAGAGGAGCAACCTAGGTTGGGAGGGGTGTTCGCGATTGAGGAATTGATGGATCTCAAGGTCCCCACAATTGCCCCAGTAGTCTGGAATCCGAGCTGTGCCGACGTGCTTCAGGAGAAATTGAGGGTGCAAGAGGTAGAAGCCGTCTGGACTGGAAAGGGCAAACTAGAACTAGATAACGTGGAATGGGCTCCGATCCCCTCCAAGAGATTCTTTCTCATTCAGAACATGGACATGTTCATTGAAGGAAGTTTTAGGGAGGTGCGAACTATGAGAGCTAGGATAATCAGGTTGACCACCTCCAGGGTAGTACTGTCAAACGGAGCTTCCCTTCCACTTGACTCTGTGTATAACGCTGGTTCCAGGAGGAGGGTCGGAGAAATGTTGGGAATTAAGGAGGAACTCAGTTCTCTGGCGGTAGGAGTCACATTAATGATTTCTGAGAAACTTCGCACAGATTGGAACGTCGCCATAATGAGAGGCACTTCTTTTCAGTATGCCCTGAGAATCGAGGCCCCTAAGTGGGACCTAGTTTTCGCTTACTCCATTTACGAACCAGAGAAGATCCCCCCCGATTTACTGCAGAGAGTCGTCTCTGAGGCCAAGAGGAAGTCGTTAGTGGGGACAGTGGTGGCAGTGAGACAAAGAGTTCTGAGGGAAGGAGTATTAAGTGGTAGTCCAGGAGGACAATTCCCGTCTAACTTCCACCATTGCGGAAGGTTGGGTGAGTGGAAGAACTTGGACCTTTGCTCTACGATAGAGTCGGCAGAGAGTTGCTGA
- a CDS encoding DUF1286 domain-containing protein: protein MGPFNSLLLSSLLSSLSNSLVDGLGHEVRGGFVRRTPRTHTLPRSVLWGLLPSLPFLFLFRDPLPLALGLLVGPSHMFLDVFKERGIYVKKGGRRRIALAHFSYDDPLVNGLAVLLGALMLFASMRLHTYHYYNYYS from the coding sequence CTGGGCCCCTTCAACTCCCTCCTCCTGTCCTCCCTGCTCTCCTCCCTCTCCAACTCCCTCGTAGATGGGCTGGGGCACGAGGTCAGGGGAGGCTTCGTGAGGAGGACCCCCAGGACCCACACCCTCCCCCGCTCCGTGCTCTGGGGACTCCTCCCCTCCCTACCTTTCCTCTTCCTGTTCCGGGATCCCCTACCCCTGGCCCTAGGCCTCCTAGTGGGCCCCTCCCACATGTTCCTGGACGTCTTCAAGGAGAGGGGGATATACGTTAAGAAGGGCGGTAGGAGGAGGATCGCGTTGGCCCACTTCTCCTACGACGACCCCCTGGTGAACGGTTTAGCGGTACTGTTAGGAGCGTTAATGTTGTTTGCATCAATGCGGCTACACACTTATCACTATTACAACTATTATTCCTAA
- a CDS encoding [LysW]-aminoadipate/[LysW]-glutamate kinase, whose product MIVVKAGGRVIKQARERVVESVAKAQSKVLLVHGGGDQVTETSKRMGIEPVFVTSPSGIRSRYTSMDELQVYVMVMGMINKFITASLFKAGRRAVGITGIDGPTILAERKKRIVIIDERGKKRIIDGGYTGKVVEVRTEFVTSVMERVDVVVASPLAIDREEGVPLNIDGDQAAFSLASALKANVLVLLTDVEGVLQDGKVVPKLTIQEAAELSNKIGPGMNRKLMMAAEAVKAGVTKVIISSGLVEDPVGNALEGKGTVIS is encoded by the coding sequence ATGATAGTGGTAAAAGCTGGAGGCCGTGTAATAAAGCAAGCCAGAGAAAGAGTGGTCGAGAGTGTCGCCAAGGCCCAATCCAAAGTGCTCCTCGTCCACGGAGGAGGAGACCAAGTGACGGAAACCAGCAAGAGAATGGGGATTGAACCAGTCTTCGTAACTTCACCGAGCGGGATAAGAAGTCGCTATACCTCAATGGACGAGCTCCAAGTCTACGTCATGGTAATGGGGATGATTAACAAGTTCATTACGGCCTCCCTGTTTAAGGCGGGGAGGAGAGCAGTAGGAATAACTGGAATAGATGGTCCCACGATATTGGCCGAACGGAAGAAAAGGATAGTAATAATTGATGAAAGAGGTAAGAAGAGAATAATAGACGGCGGGTATACCGGAAAGGTGGTGGAGGTGCGAACAGAATTCGTAACGTCAGTCATGGAGAGAGTGGACGTCGTAGTAGCCTCTCCTTTGGCAATAGATAGAGAAGAAGGGGTCCCCCTCAACATAGATGGAGATCAAGCCGCGTTCTCCCTGGCCTCAGCGCTTAAGGCGAATGTTCTGGTGCTCCTCACAGACGTTGAAGGGGTGCTACAGGACGGCAAGGTGGTGCCGAAGTTGACAATACAAGAGGCTGCCGAGCTCTCCAACAAGATAGGGCCTGGCATGAACAGGAAACTGATGATGGCGGCTGAGGCCGTCAAAGCTGGAGTTACCAAAGTCATCATATCCTCGGGTTTAGTTGAGGATCCTGTGGGAAATGCCCTAGAGGGAAAGGGAACGGTGATATCTTGA
- a CDS encoding elongation factor 1-beta, which translates to MTDIMAVVKVFPEGDEVNLDKLTEEIRDKLPQGYRLVRTDKEPIAYGLNALVLFITLPEQTEGGTNPLEDTIGTIQGVSHVEVVNVTRLGF; encoded by the coding sequence GTGACCGATATAATGGCAGTAGTTAAGGTGTTCCCAGAGGGGGACGAAGTAAACTTAGACAAGTTAACTGAAGAAATCAGGGACAAACTACCCCAGGGCTACAGGCTAGTAAGGACGGACAAGGAGCCCATAGCCTATGGGCTGAACGCCCTGGTGTTGTTCATAACTCTTCCGGAGCAAACAGAAGGTGGGACGAATCCTCTGGAGGACACGATAGGAACAATCCAGGGAGTTAGCCACGTTGAGGTCGTCAACGTCACTAGGCTGGGGTTCTAA
- the lysM gene encoding HTH-type transcriptional regulator LysM, whose amino-acid sequence MREIDDNDIKILEILKKNARTPYTTIAKDLKVSEAAVRKRLEKLAKMGVIKRYTIEYELENEVRAVVMVKTAPPTPSPEISKKIIKVQGVEVAYETTGDYDIMVVLRGPNIAAVNKSIDEIRSIQGVAGTTSSIVLRVWF is encoded by the coding sequence TTGAGGGAAATAGACGACAACGACATTAAGATACTCGAGATACTGAAGAAGAACGCCCGAACGCCTTACACTACAATAGCGAAGGACCTCAAGGTTAGCGAGGCTGCAGTAAGGAAGAGGTTGGAGAAGTTAGCCAAAATGGGAGTGATCAAGAGGTACACAATAGAGTATGAGTTAGAGAACGAGGTGAGAGCAGTCGTTATGGTTAAGACTGCGCCACCTACGCCTTCTCCTGAAATCTCTAAGAAGATAATAAAGGTTCAAGGGGTAGAGGTGGCCTACGAGACCACCGGTGACTACGACATAATGGTCGTACTAAGGGGTCCTAACATCGCCGCTGTGAATAAGAGCATAGACGAAATAAGGAGCATTCAAGGAGTTGCTGGTACAACTAGCTCCATAGTTCTAAGAGTGTGGTTCTAG
- the lysX gene encoding lysine biosynthesis protein LysX — protein sequence MRLALAYDILRWEERDILEKGRRVGIDVRPVHLDEVFFSMDKEGVRVPSIGEADAVLQRSISHTRAYLTSALMEGAGYCVFNSSFTIERAGNKAIASSLLARRGIPTPRTVVGFHREVAIKAAAPIGFPLVIKPVEGSWGRMTAKAENEDSLLSLMEYQEGTSMKYKSVFYLQQFVRKPGRDLRIFVIGDDVPVGIYRINDSNWRTNTALGAKAEPVDINGELRELALKTKDVFGGVFLGVDVFEDPSEGYLVNEVNTVPEYKNTARVTGYDITSAILGKLKEEIKK from the coding sequence GTGAGGCTAGCTTTAGCGTATGACATTCTGAGGTGGGAGGAGAGGGACATCCTCGAGAAGGGAAGACGGGTTGGAATTGACGTTAGACCCGTTCACCTCGACGAGGTGTTCTTCTCCATGGACAAGGAGGGAGTAAGGGTGCCCTCTATAGGAGAGGCGGACGCGGTGCTACAGAGGAGCATAAGCCACACCAGAGCTTACCTTACCTCAGCTCTCATGGAGGGAGCAGGCTATTGCGTGTTCAACAGCTCTTTTACTATAGAGAGGGCGGGTAACAAGGCGATCGCCTCTTCTCTATTGGCCAGGCGGGGAATTCCAACTCCTAGAACGGTAGTAGGATTCCATAGAGAGGTGGCCATTAAGGCTGCGGCACCCATTGGGTTTCCGCTCGTTATAAAGCCTGTCGAGGGTTCGTGGGGAAGAATGACAGCCAAGGCAGAGAACGAGGACTCGCTGTTGAGCCTCATGGAGTACCAAGAAGGTACTTCCATGAAGTACAAGAGCGTGTTCTATCTTCAGCAGTTCGTTAGGAAGCCTGGAAGGGATCTAAGGATATTCGTGATAGGAGACGACGTTCCAGTGGGAATATATAGGATAAATGACTCAAATTGGAGAACAAACACCGCCCTAGGAGCTAAGGCGGAGCCCGTCGACATTAACGGTGAGCTTAGGGAATTGGCACTCAAGACGAAGGATGTCTTCGGCGGAGTTTTCCTCGGTGTAGACGTCTTTGAGGATCCCTCTGAGGGCTACCTGGTGAATGAAGTTAACACAGTCCCAGAGTACAAGAACACTGCAAGGGTGACCGGGTACGATATTACTTCGGCCATCCTAGGTAAGTTGAAGGAGGAAATTAAGAAGTGA
- a CDS encoding zinc finger domain-containing protein yields the protein MAVPSLSIKDEVLSPICSSCGKLIHPREKAVAFLCPNCGEVLIWRDYHCRKQGIPYTCPKCGFEGP from the coding sequence ATGGCAGTTCCAAGTCTGAGCATAAAGGACGAGGTGTTGTCGCCAATATGCTCCAGTTGCGGTAAATTGATCCACCCGAGGGAGAAAGCGGTGGCGTTCCTATGCCCAAACTGTGGGGAAGTGTTGATATGGAGGGACTATCACTGCAGGAAGCAGGGGATACCGTACACTTGCCCCAAATGTGGATTCGAAGGCCCGTAG
- the argC gene encoding N-acetyl-gamma-glutamyl-phosphate reductase yields the protein MIRVAVVGASGYTGGELLRLLAVHPQVEVTVATSREYAGKPVGMVHPNLRGVYSINFTQFTVDKVSEKSDTVFLALPHGVSMNYVPELLQVGVQVVDLSADYRLKDPSLYKTWYGVEHPHPDLLGRAVYGLPELHGEELKGSKLIASPGCNATATILALAPVVGWEPLGNSFLSDVKVGSSEGGAKPSEGSHHPERQNAIRPYEAEGHRHEAEAEQELSRLSRGQVRVSIIPHAVSSVRGVLASAHAWSSSDVEETEMWRRFAEFYRGKSFIRIVRRGIHPYPDPKYVIGSNFADLGFAVDRRVRRVTTFAAIDNMMKGAAGQAVQAFNVSRGFQENEGLRIPPMRPV from the coding sequence ATGATAAGAGTAGCAGTGGTGGGAGCGTCAGGCTACACCGGCGGAGAACTGTTGAGGTTGTTGGCGGTGCACCCGCAAGTGGAAGTTACAGTCGCCACTTCCAGGGAGTACGCTGGGAAGCCGGTGGGCATGGTACACCCTAATCTGAGAGGGGTTTACTCCATCAACTTCACCCAGTTCACGGTAGATAAGGTGTCTGAGAAATCCGACACGGTCTTCCTAGCACTACCTCACGGAGTCTCAATGAACTACGTTCCTGAGTTGCTTCAGGTGGGAGTTCAAGTGGTCGACTTGAGCGCTGACTACAGGTTGAAGGATCCCTCTCTGTACAAAACGTGGTATGGAGTAGAACATCCTCATCCGGATCTCCTCGGAAGGGCTGTGTACGGACTCCCAGAGCTTCACGGAGAGGAACTGAAAGGTTCAAAGCTAATAGCCTCGCCAGGTTGTAACGCTACAGCCACGATCTTGGCTCTAGCCCCCGTAGTTGGTTGGGAGCCCCTAGGAAATAGCTTTCTGTCCGACGTAAAGGTGGGAAGTAGCGAAGGTGGAGCTAAACCATCGGAGGGAAGTCACCACCCTGAGAGGCAGAACGCCATAAGGCCTTACGAGGCTGAAGGACATAGACACGAGGCCGAGGCTGAACAGGAATTGTCGAGGTTGTCGAGGGGGCAAGTTAGGGTGAGCATAATACCCCACGCGGTCAGTAGCGTCAGAGGTGTCCTGGCTTCAGCACATGCGTGGAGTTCTTCTGATGTGGAGGAGACTGAGATGTGGCGAAGGTTCGCCGAGTTCTACAGGGGTAAGTCGTTCATCAGGATAGTGAGGAGGGGAATTCATCCGTATCCAGACCCTAAGTACGTGATTGGGAGTAATTTCGCGGACCTAGGTTTCGCGGTAGATAGGAGAGTGAGGAGAGTAACCACCTTCGCAGCCATAGACAACATGATGAAGGGAGCAGCAGGGCAGGCTGTCCAGGCATTCAACGTCTCCAGGGGATTTCAAGAGAACGAAGGGCTTAGAATACCTCCCATGAGGCCTGTCTAA
- the lysW/argW gene encoding alpha-aminoadipate/glutamate carrier protein LysW, translating into MMQLKCPICGGQVVVSDDALPGEIVEHECGAQLEVFKKNNSLSLRLAEEVGEDWGE; encoded by the coding sequence ATGATGCAGCTGAAGTGTCCAATCTGTGGAGGTCAGGTGGTCGTCTCGGACGACGCCTTACCTGGAGAGATAGTAGAACACGAGTGTGGGGCCCAACTGGAAGTGTTCAAGAAGAACAACTCGCTTTCCCTTAGGTTGGCGGAGGAGGTAGGAGAGGACTGGGGAGAGTGA
- the cedB gene encoding DNA import protein CedB, giving the protein MGLHPYVDEWKRNLLPILLPLAFLYVITKNPLFVALALALLGFLGWPWIRSKLKITRADGPLRLEDGLAVFPKGAIAVLKVTDVPFDYRDMGGDALRDKVNMFYRSINVENDVTLVMRRTHVDKSEYLKELLHTAQNLRITVEADPSNQQARRKLDIIQKMIDKLNEGEAPFKFEFYVVIHGKSAEEVRSVSSVVRSALSSIGMRLGNATSDEVSRLIGMNLKGGSKPALPSQLPFLAPFSFPKTPRAELRLNGIYLGTEMEHGTPVFWNIDASQNPHLLVLGPTGSGKTEFLLWTSFKLNVVSGLPILAIDVKGDVRRRLRRNGIQHRVISPLVNGLGLLEVKGVPLEVRAQQVEGILANSFRLDKYTSSIIYEAVLHVLRESQADRTSWDHVMDKVMSNDVRYTAYIRKVVDSVKFLEVGGSIVDAIGDGINVVDLSLLKSEELRRLTTFTVLVDLMNKYSSETPDEPRMGVLLDEAWTVLRAEGPDYPLVADIVKRGRGHGLFAMIATQNPEDLGEEADVFLDNVGLMVLLNNGDRKFWSSAARFANLTEEEVDRHLLYMGRGEALVRFLGDPRPMRVSLDVPQRWS; this is encoded by the coding sequence TTGGGACTCCATCCATACGTGGACGAGTGGAAGAGGAACCTCTTACCTATCCTGTTACCATTGGCTTTCCTCTATGTTATAACAAAAAACCCGCTCTTCGTTGCTCTAGCCTTGGCCCTTTTGGGTTTCCTTGGATGGCCTTGGATAAGGTCAAAACTAAAGATAACCAGAGCAGACGGTCCATTAAGACTAGAGGATGGGCTTGCCGTATTTCCCAAGGGTGCCATCGCTGTGTTGAAGGTGACTGACGTTCCCTTCGACTACAGGGACATGGGGGGAGATGCCCTAAGGGACAAGGTGAACATGTTTTACAGGTCTATCAATGTGGAGAACGATGTGACTCTTGTGATGAGAAGAACTCACGTTGATAAGTCGGAATACCTCAAGGAGCTTCTCCACACTGCACAGAACCTGAGAATAACGGTCGAGGCAGATCCATCTAACCAACAGGCCAGAAGGAAGCTGGACATAATTCAGAAAATGATCGATAAGTTGAACGAAGGGGAGGCCCCGTTCAAGTTCGAGTTTTACGTAGTCATACACGGGAAGAGTGCGGAGGAAGTCAGGTCCGTCTCCTCCGTTGTAAGATCGGCGTTAAGTTCAATTGGGATGAGGCTGGGAAATGCGACCTCCGACGAAGTTAGCAGGCTGATAGGAATGAACCTCAAAGGGGGAAGTAAGCCCGCCCTACCCTCTCAATTACCTTTCCTCGCTCCGTTCTCTTTCCCCAAGACCCCGAGAGCGGAGCTGAGACTCAATGGTATCTACCTAGGGACTGAGATGGAACATGGGACTCCGGTGTTCTGGAACATCGACGCGTCCCAGAATCCTCACCTCTTGGTTTTGGGCCCAACTGGGAGTGGAAAGACCGAATTCCTCTTGTGGACTTCCTTTAAACTCAACGTCGTAAGCGGACTCCCAATCTTGGCTATCGACGTAAAGGGAGACGTGAGGAGGCGGCTCAGGAGGAACGGGATTCAACACAGGGTTATTTCCCCGCTAGTCAATGGCTTGGGGCTACTTGAGGTAAAAGGGGTCCCTCTCGAAGTAAGGGCCCAGCAGGTGGAAGGGATTCTGGCAAACTCGTTCAGATTGGACAAATATACCTCTTCCATCATTTATGAAGCTGTTCTTCACGTTTTGAGGGAATCCCAAGCGGATAGAACTAGCTGGGATCACGTCATGGATAAAGTAATGTCGAACGACGTGCGATACACCGCTTACATCAGGAAGGTCGTTGATTCAGTTAAATTTCTTGAGGTGGGGGGCTCTATCGTAGATGCCATAGGGGATGGGATTAATGTTGTAGACCTCTCTCTCCTGAAAAGCGAGGAGTTGAGGAGACTGACTACCTTTACCGTCTTGGTGGACCTAATGAACAAGTACTCTTCTGAAACTCCAGACGAACCTAGGATGGGGGTTCTTTTAGACGAGGCATGGACAGTTCTGAGGGCAGAAGGTCCAGACTATCCCCTAGTGGCCGACATAGTGAAACGAGGAAGAGGTCACGGTTTATTTGCAATGATAGCAACACAAAATCCAGAAGACCTAGGTGAGGAGGCCGACGTCTTTTTAGACAACGTGGGACTCATGGTCCTTCTAAACAACGGAGACAGGAAGTTCTGGAGTTCAGCAGCTAGATTCGCCAATCTCACGGAGGAAGAGGTAGATAGGCATTTGTTGTATATGGGTAGAGGCGAGGCATTAGTTAGATTTCTGGGTGATCCGAGACCTATGAGGGTCAGTCTAGACGTGCCTCAAAGGTGGTCTTAG